ACGGCTCCTGCGCGAGCGTCGTCCAGTGCAGGTCGCTCTGCAGCGAAAACGGCGGACGGATGATCGCGGCCATGTCGATCTCGCCCGCATCGACCCGGTTGACCAGCTCGATTGAGAGCCCCGGGATCACGCGCGTGCGGCACGCGGGCTGCCGGCGATGGAAGTCGGCCAGCGCGGCCGGCAGCAACGCGCTCTGCACCGACGCGATCGCGCCGATCGTCACGCGCACGGCGGTCGGCGAGCCGGGCGCGGTCGAGCTCAGGTTCTCGTACAGGCCGATCAGCGCCTGTGCCTGGTCGAGCACGTGATGACCGCGCTCGTTGAGGCGGGCCGCGCGGCCTTGCCGGTCGAACAGCGCGAAGCCGAGTTCGGCTTCGAGACGCTGCATCTGCGCGCTGACAGCCGCCTGCGTCAGGCCGATACGGTTGCCCGCGGCGGCGAACGTGCCTTCCCGGGCGACGGCGATGAGGGTTTTCAGCTCGCGGATCATTGATCAATTCCGTTTGTGAATCACAAAACTATATATTGATTTAATTTTTGCCCGGCGTTGTCTACCATGATGCGATCCTCGCGCCACGCGAGCGTTCCTTCACGAGGCAACCATGAGTCTTTCCCCGTTTCACCTGGCGATTCCGGTCCACGACCTGCCTGCCGCGCGCGATTTCTATGGCCGCGTGTTCGGGCTGGAAGAGGGGCGTTCGAGCGCGCAATGGGTCGACTTCGACTTCTACGGGCACCAGCTCGTGATCCACGAGCATCCGAAGACCGCATCGCAGGAAGACGCGCACACGAATGCCGTCGACGGCCACGACGTGCCGGTACCGCATTTCGGGATCGTGCTCGACTGGGCGAGCTGGGAAGCGCTGGCCGAGCGGTTGAAATCGTTCGGCGTGACCTTCGCGATCGAACCGTATGTGCGGTTCAAGGGGCAGGTCGGCGAACAGGCGACGATGTTCCTGTTCGACCCGTGCGGCAATGCGCTCGAATTCAAGGCGTTCCGCGATATCGGCCAGCTGTTCGCGAAGTGATCGGCGGCGGCGTCAGCGCCGATTGAATTTGGGTGCGAGAATGCGGCCTGCCGCACGCGCGCGCAGGTGCGCCGGCCGGCGCCGCGCCGCACGGCATCCGTCCGTGCGCGCCGTTCTCCAAGGAACCCGTATGGACAGTCACATCGCTCCGGTGGAGCTGAAGAAAGCCTACCGTCTCCTCAACCACGGCCCGACCGTGCTCGTGTCGGCCCGCCACGACGGCGTCGACAACGTGATGGCCGCCGCGTGGGCGTGCGCGCTGGACTTCATGCCGCCGAAGCTGACGGTCGTGCTCGACAAGTCCGCGAAGACGCGCGAGCTCGTCGAGCGCAGCGGCACGTTCGTGATCCAGGTGCCGACGGCCGCGCAGATTCAGCTCACACACGCGGTCGGCAGCCACAGTCTTGCCGAGCGGCCGGACAAGCTGCGCGAAGCGGGTGTCACGCTGTTCGACGTCGAGGGCCACGACCTGCCGTTCGTCGCCGGTTGCTCGGGCTGGCTCGCGTGCAAGCTGATTCCCGAGCCGCACAACCAGCAGACCTACGACCTGTTCATCGGCGAAGTGGTCGGTGCGTGGTCCGACACGCGCGTGTTCCGTGACGGTCACTGGTATTTCGAATCGGCCGATCCGGCGCTGCGCAGCCTGCACTACATCGCGGGCGGCAATTTCTATGCGATCGGCGAATCGCTGCACGTCGATCCGGACGCGCAGTAGGCGTCTGGCCACTGACCATTCATTGTCAGGGCGCGCGGTTCACGCGCGCTTTTTCAATTCCGCCAGCATTGCTTCGGCGAACGCCTGCGCAACGCGCGGCAGCGTGCGCCCGCGTTTCGTGACGAGCGCGATCGGCCGCACGAACGCGGGATCGTCGATCGGCTTCGCGACTAGTTCGGGCTCGGCGCGCACCTCGCGCGCGGTTGCGGGCAGGATCGTCACGCCGAGGCCGCCGCGCACCATCGCGACGGCCGTCATCATGTAGGTCGGCTCGCATGCGATCTCGGGCGTGCAGCCGGCCGCTTCCA
The DNA window shown above is from Burkholderia cepacia and carries:
- a CDS encoding LysR family transcriptional regulator, translated to MIRELKTLIAVAREGTFAAAGNRIGLTQAAVSAQMQRLEAELGFALFDRQGRAARLNERGHHVLDQAQALIGLYENLSSTAPGSPTAVRVTIGAIASVQSALLPAALADFHRRQPACRTRVIPGLSIELVNRVDAGEIDMAAIIRPPFSLQSDLHWTTLAQEPFRLIVPRGVKGKDWAELLASEPFVRYDRASFGGRQVDRFLRKMHIAVRDTCELDELDAIVKLVENGVGVAIVPQTAVYRRWPAGVRAIDLGHHTFHRDIGLVHRARRTMSEPAQQLAQLIEAASRPA
- a CDS encoding VOC family protein, with protein sequence MSLSPFHLAIPVHDLPAARDFYGRVFGLEEGRSSAQWVDFDFYGHQLVIHEHPKTASQEDAHTNAVDGHDVPVPHFGIVLDWASWEALAERLKSFGVTFAIEPYVRFKGQVGEQATMFLFDPCGNALEFKAFRDIGQLFAK
- a CDS encoding flavin reductase family protein; this encodes MDSHIAPVELKKAYRLLNHGPTVLVSARHDGVDNVMAAAWACALDFMPPKLTVVLDKSAKTRELVERSGTFVIQVPTAAQIQLTHAVGSHSLAERPDKLREAGVTLFDVEGHDLPFVAGCSGWLACKLIPEPHNQQTYDLFIGEVVGAWSDTRVFRDGHWYFESADPALRSLHYIAGGNFYAIGESLHVDPDAQ